In Marinobacter sp. LQ44, the following are encoded in one genomic region:
- a CDS encoding serine/threonine protein kinase, protein MQHEPPELTTSTHPYDQLTPEVILDALEEAGFAVSGRLFALNSYENRVYQIGLDDGPPVIAKFYRPGRWSEAAIREEHEFSLDLQQADIPVVAPMVMPGGDTLGQHQAFLFAVFPQRGGQAPDTSVTDTLYRLGQWLGQIHNLGALKSFNHRPGFDLIQGLEEHNALLVNGGWVPDDLRPAWGSLIPDLIAGCRQRMADAGTVDTLRIHGDCHAGNILCRDESMLFVDLDDCRTGPAVQDMWLLLNGEASERGAQLGELIEGYEMFRDFNRRERHLIEPLRCYRQIAHCAWLARRWEDPAFPRFFPWFAQPRFWSDQILALREQLSALQEPAISLPGQF, encoded by the coding sequence ATGCAACATGAGCCTCCGGAACTGACAACGTCCACACATCCCTACGATCAACTCACCCCGGAAGTGATCCTGGACGCGCTCGAGGAAGCAGGCTTTGCCGTCAGCGGCCGGCTGTTCGCCCTGAACAGTTACGAGAACCGGGTATATCAGATCGGCCTGGATGATGGCCCGCCGGTGATTGCCAAGTTCTATCGCCCGGGTCGCTGGAGCGAAGCCGCGATCCGGGAGGAGCATGAATTCTCGCTGGACTTGCAACAAGCCGACATTCCGGTGGTCGCGCCGATGGTCATGCCCGGGGGCGATACCCTGGGCCAGCATCAGGCATTTCTGTTTGCGGTGTTCCCCCAGCGCGGCGGGCAGGCACCAGACACCAGCGTCACAGACACGCTGTACCGACTGGGCCAGTGGCTCGGGCAGATACATAACCTTGGGGCGCTGAAATCCTTCAACCACCGGCCGGGGTTTGACCTGATCCAAGGGCTGGAAGAGCACAATGCGCTGCTGGTCAACGGAGGCTGGGTGCCGGACGACCTGCGCCCTGCCTGGGGCAGCCTGATCCCGGATCTGATTGCCGGCTGCCGCCAGCGAATGGCGGACGCGGGAACCGTTGATACCCTGCGAATTCACGGCGACTGCCATGCCGGCAACATTCTGTGCCGGGACGAATCCATGCTGTTTGTAGACCTGGATGACTGCCGCACAGGGCCGGCCGTGCAGGACATGTGGCTGCTGCTTAACGGCGAAGCCTCCGAACGCGGGGCGCAACTCGGCGAGTTGATTGAAGGCTATGAGATGTTCCGGGACTTTAACCGCCGGGAACGCCATCTGATTGAGCCCCTGCGGTGTTATCGGCAAATCGCCCATTGCGCCTGGCTTGCCCGGCGCTGGGAAGATCCGGCCTTTCCACGGTTCTTCCCCTGGTTTGCCCAACCCAGATTCTGGTCAGACCAGATCCTGGCCCTGCGCGAACAACTTTCCGCACTTCAGGAACCAGCCATCAGCCTGCCCGGGCAATTCTGA